One genomic window of Sphingomonas ginsengisoli An et al. 2013 includes the following:
- the ssb gene encoding single-stranded DNA-binding protein, with the protein MAGVNKVIIVGNLGQDPESRSFSNGGEVVNLRIATSENWKDRDGNRQEKTEWHSVAIFNENLGRVAKSYLKKGSKVYIEGQLQTRKWQDQNGADRYSTEIVLGKFRGELVLLDSREGGGGGFGGGRGSSQDDGGFGSGGYSGGGGRGGASSGSRPQPAAFDSDLDDDVPF; encoded by the coding sequence ATGGCGGGCGTCAACAAGGTCATCATCGTCGGCAACCTGGGGCAGGACCCGGAAAGCCGCAGCTTTTCCAACGGCGGCGAGGTGGTGAACCTGCGCATCGCGACGTCGGAGAATTGGAAGGACCGCGACGGCAACCGCCAGGAAAAGACCGAATGGCACTCGGTCGCCATCTTCAACGAGAACCTCGGCCGCGTCGCCAAGAGCTACCTCAAGAAGGGCAGCAAGGTGTACATCGAGGGCCAGCTGCAGACCCGCAAGTGGCAGGACCAGAATGGCGCCGACCGCTATTCGACCGAGATCGTGCTCGGCAAGTTCCGCGGGGAATTGGTGCTGCTTGATTCGCGCGAAGGTGGCGGTGGCGGTTTCGGCGGTGGCCGCGGCAGCAGCCAAGACGACGGCGGCTTCGGCTCGGGCGGCTACAGCGGCGGTGGCGGCCGCGGCGGCGCCAGCTCGGGCTCGCGTCCACAGCCGGCGGCGTTCGACAGCGACCTCGACGACGACGTCCCGTTCTAG
- a CDS encoding outer membrane protein assembly factor BamE codes for MIRTTSLAIAAAVLLAGCSSLGTRENKGYILDKELVSAIQPGVDNKDSVAKTLGRPSFTSEFNDNEWYYVQRQTTTVAFRLPRVVQQTVLRVRFDAAGNVTSVDKTGREQIASISPYKKQTPTLGRRRSFFEDVFGGIGVAGAPGSGDSKGDDSGS; via the coding sequence ATGATCCGCACCACCAGCCTCGCCATCGCCGCCGCCGTCCTGCTGGCGGGCTGCTCGTCGCTGGGGACGCGCGAAAACAAGGGCTATATCCTCGACAAGGAACTCGTCTCGGCGATCCAGCCCGGCGTCGACAACAAGGACTCGGTCGCCAAGACGCTCGGCCGCCCGTCGTTCACCAGCGAATTCAACGACAACGAATGGTATTATGTGCAGCGGCAGACGACCACGGTCGCCTTCCGCCTGCCGCGCGTGGTCCAGCAGACCGTGCTCCGCGTCCGCTTCGATGCGGCCGGTAACGTCACCTCGGTCGACAAGACCGGGCGCGAGCAGATCGCCAGCATCAGCCCCTACAAGAAGCAGACCCCGACGCTCGGCCGTCGCCGTAGCTTCTTCGAGGACGTGTTCGGCGGGATCGGCGTCGCCGGCGCGCCCGGTAGCGGCGACAGCAAGGGCGACGACTCGGGCTCGTAA
- a CDS encoding TonB-dependent receptor, producing MLHSRRAAFLLGTAAAVTLLPAAAFAQAAPVDPATVPPPAPAATEAPAGQNDAVTQAQAATSSDTDIVVTARRRTERLQNVPIAVSAYSGEQLSRRGAIDISDIAQTTPNVTFQTSRGTNSTLTAFIRGVGQQDPVAGFEGGVGLYLDDVYLNRPQGALLDIYDVERVEVLRGPQGTLYGRNTIGGAIKYVTRRLSTQPALEIKANYGTYDQADLIISGSVPVTDTLRIGAAAARLSRGGFGKNLTTGQENYNKDVIATRGTVEFEPALGAFFRLTGDYTWDKSNTRGGHRLIPGLLSGTPVLSDVFDSQGGLVLPKQKVTGGGLSFTGEVPLGEGFKFRTITAWRKDKSTTPIDFDALPAVDVDVPAIYQNRQFSEEAQLLVDRGRLSGLVGAYYLNARARDVFDVVLGTTGALLGLPGFDASTFGDVHTKTWAVFGDFSYKFTDQLSLSLGGRFTNDKRQAVVIRQNVLNGPLPSLGGNGVVLSTTSNFTGEKTFKQFTPRASLSFMPNPDNTLYVSWSKGFKGGGFDPRGLSTAAPDLNGDGTRSAAEIFDYFLFDPEKVTSYEAGYKASLFDRRLRLAADVFHAQYRDVQVPGSVGAVINGVPTFVGVTTNAGRARFNGVEVEATGTLARDFAGQGSRINLSGSLGYIDAKYQQFIANIAGYDANGNPSPATRAGPVDVAPYRKLQNTPKWTNSASLDFAVPTGSGVLSGNATVSYRSKTYRFETPSPYLDQKAFALFDANLQYSFGKVTVGIHGRNLFDKRYQTGGYQFLTINPVTGQPVLSVTPTSPNFNKPGIAPSLGREGVVTGFYGSPRQVFASVDIKL from the coding sequence ATGTTGCATAGCCGTCGTGCCGCCTTTCTGCTCGGCACCGCCGCCGCGGTAACCCTGCTGCCCGCCGCCGCCTTCGCGCAGGCCGCGCCGGTCGATCCGGCGACGGTCCCGCCGCCTGCACCCGCCGCCACCGAGGCCCCGGCCGGCCAGAATGACGCCGTCACGCAGGCGCAGGCCGCGACCAGCAGCGACACCGACATCGTGGTCACCGCCCGCCGCCGGACCGAGCGGCTGCAGAATGTCCCGATCGCCGTCTCGGCTTACTCGGGCGAGCAGCTCAGCCGGCGCGGCGCGATCGACATTTCGGACATCGCCCAGACCACCCCCAACGTCACCTTCCAGACCTCGCGCGGGACCAACAGCACGCTGACCGCCTTCATCCGCGGCGTTGGCCAGCAGGACCCGGTCGCCGGCTTCGAGGGCGGCGTCGGCCTCTATCTCGACGACGTCTATCTGAACCGTCCGCAGGGCGCGCTGCTCGACATCTACGACGTCGAGCGGGTCGAGGTGCTGCGCGGGCCGCAGGGCACGCTCTACGGTCGCAACACGATTGGCGGCGCGATCAAGTACGTCACCCGCCGCCTGTCGACCCAGCCCGCGCTCGAGATCAAGGCCAATTACGGCACCTACGATCAGGCCGACCTGATCATCTCGGGCTCGGTCCCGGTCACCGATACCCTGCGGATCGGCGCCGCCGCAGCGCGGCTGTCGCGCGGCGGGTTCGGCAAGAACCTCACCACGGGGCAGGAAAATTACAACAAGGACGTCATCGCCACCCGCGGGACGGTCGAGTTCGAGCCCGCGCTCGGCGCCTTTTTCCGGCTGACCGGCGACTATACCTGGGACAAGAGCAACACCCGCGGCGGTCACCGCCTGATCCCCGGCCTACTGTCGGGCACGCCGGTCCTGTCGGACGTCTTTGACAGCCAGGGCGGGCTGGTCCTGCCCAAGCAGAAGGTGACCGGCGGGGGCCTCAGCTTCACTGGCGAAGTGCCGCTCGGCGAAGGCTTCAAGTTCCGCACCATCACCGCCTGGCGCAAGGACAAGAGCACGACCCCGATCGACTTCGACGCGCTGCCCGCGGTCGACGTCGACGTGCCCGCCATCTACCAGAACCGCCAGTTCAGCGAGGAAGCCCAGCTGCTTGTCGACCGCGGCCGGTTGAGCGGCCTGGTCGGCGCTTACTATCTCAATGCCAGGGCGCGCGATGTGTTCGACGTGGTGCTCGGAACCACCGGCGCGCTGCTCGGCCTGCCCGGGTTCGACGCCTCGACCTTCGGCGACGTCCATACAAAGACCTGGGCGGTGTTCGGCGACTTCAGCTACAAGTTCACCGACCAGCTTTCGCTGTCGCTCGGCGGCCGCTTCACCAACGACAAGCGCCAGGCGGTGGTGATCCGCCAGAACGTGCTGAATGGCCCGCTGCCGAGCCTCGGCGGCAATGGCGTGGTGCTCTCGACCACCTCCAACTTCACCGGCGAGAAGACCTTCAAGCAGTTCACCCCGCGTGCCTCGCTGAGCTTCATGCCCAACCCCGACAACACGCTCTATGTGAGCTGGTCGAAGGGCTTCAAGGGCGGCGGCTTCGACCCGCGCGGCCTGTCAACCGCGGCGCCGGACCTGAATGGCGACGGCACCCGCTCGGCCGCCGAAATCTTTGATTACTTCCTGTTCGATCCCGAAAAGGTCACCAGCTACGAGGCCGGCTACAAGGCGAGCCTGTTCGATCGCCGCCTGCGCCTCGCCGCCGACGTCTTCCACGCGCAATATCGCGATGTGCAGGTGCCCGGTTCGGTCGGTGCGGTGATCAACGGCGTCCCGACCTTCGTCGGCGTCACCACCAACGCCGGGCGCGCGCGCTTCAACGGCGTCGAGGTCGAGGCCACCGGAACCCTCGCCCGTGACTTCGCCGGGCAGGGCTCGCGGATCAATCTGAGCGGCTCGCTCGGCTACATCGACGCCAAGTATCAGCAGTTCATCGCCAACATCGCGGGCTACGACGCCAACGGCAATCCCTCGCCGGCCACCCGCGCCGGACCGGTCGATGTGGCGCCGTACCGGAAGCTGCAGAACACGCCCAAGTGGACCAATTCGGCCTCGCTCGACTTTGCGGTGCCGACCGGCAGCGGGGTGCTCAGCGGCAACGCCACCGTCTCCTATCGCAGCAAGACCTACCGGTTCGAGACGCCGAGCCCCTATCTCGATCAGAAGGCGTTCGCGCTGTTCGACGCCAACCTTCAATATTCGTTCGGCAAGGTCACGGTCGGGATCCACGGCCGCAACCTTTTCGACAAGCGCTACCAGACTGGCGGCTACCAGTTCCTCACCATCAACCCGGTGACCGGCCAGCCGGTGCTGTCGGTGACCCCGACCAGCCCCAACTTCAACAAGCCGGGGATCGCCCCGTCGCTCGGCCGTGAGGGCGTGGTGACGGGCTTCTACGGCTCGCCGCGGCAGGTGTTCGCTTCGGTCGACATCAAGCTGTAG
- a CDS encoding class V aminotransferase, translating to MSYKHLFSRALDAAPGRLHLAAHSHHLWPDASREGQLACWDDAARLADRKWDKVMGELWPAAQAEVSAELGSGLPDAVVFAANTHDFLIRLAAACPRRAGQPLRVLTTDGEFHSARRQFARWVEAGAITQHSVAAEPFETLGERFLAAAKAEPFDLILVSQTLFGSGRRFDDLAPLAALAAPAGPWVVVDGYHSFMANAAPLPAPLADRLFFLAGGYKYAMSGEGLGLMHAPPGFGERPPITGWYAEFEDLTLPPGQVGYAPDAMRFMGATFDPSALYRFLAVRRMLASEGLTTAAISTHVAGLQAQLLDAIAGTPLAEATLLNPLDSGPHARFLAFRSPRAAAWQQGLLAEDIVTDVRGEVLRIGLGLYHDADDIARFAKRVRTL from the coding sequence GTGAGCTACAAGCATCTCTTTTCGCGCGCGCTCGATGCGGCGCCGGGTCGGCTGCACCTCGCGGCGCATAGCCACCATCTGTGGCCCGACGCCAGCCGCGAGGGGCAGCTCGCCTGCTGGGACGATGCCGCGCGGCTGGCGGACCGCAAGTGGGACAAGGTGATGGGCGAGCTGTGGCCCGCGGCGCAGGCCGAGGTCTCTGCCGAGCTCGGCAGCGGCCTCCCCGACGCGGTGGTGTTTGCCGCCAACACCCACGACTTCCTGATCCGCCTCGCCGCCGCCTGCCCGCGCCGCGCCGGTCAGCCGCTGCGCGTGCTCACCACCGACGGCGAATTTCACAGCGCCCGCCGCCAGTTCGCGCGCTGGGTCGAGGCGGGGGCGATCACCCAGCACAGCGTCGCTGCCGAGCCGTTCGAGACGCTGGGCGAGCGCTTCCTTGCCGCCGCCAAGGCCGAGCCGTTCGACCTCATCCTCGTCAGCCAGACCTTGTTCGGCAGTGGCCGCCGGTTCGACGACCTCGCGCCGCTGGCGGCGCTGGCAGCGCCCGCCGGGCCGTGGGTGGTGGTCGACGGCTATCACAGCTTCATGGCCAATGCGGCGCCACTTCCAGCGCCGCTCGCCGACCGCCTGTTCTTCCTCGCTGGCGGCTACAAATATGCGATGTCGGGGGAGGGGCTTGGGCTGATGCACGCCCCGCCGGGCTTCGGCGAACGGCCGCCGATCACCGGCTGGTATGCCGAATTCGAGGATCTGACGCTGCCGCCCGGCCAGGTCGGCTACGCCCCCGACGCGATGCGTTTCATGGGCGCGACCTTCGATCCGAGCGCGCTTTACCGCTTCCTCGCCGTGCGGCGGATGCTGGCGAGCGAGGGGCTGACGACCGCGGCGATCAGCACGCATGTTGCCGGCCTGCAGGCGCAATTGCTCGACGCGATCGCCGGGACGCCGCTGGCCGAAGCGACGTTGCTCAACCCGCTCGATAGTGGTCCGCACGCGCGCTTCCTCGCATTTCGTTCACCGCGCGCGGCAGCCTGGCAGCAGGGGCTGCTGGCCGAGGATATAGTCACCGACGTGCGCGGCGAGGTGCTGCGGATTGGGCTCGGCCTTTATCACGACGCGGACGACATCGCCCGCTTCGCGAAACGCGTGCGGACGCTCTAG
- a CDS encoding YceD family protein, with amino-acid sequence MSAFSESLPLHQLRDGLRLDLAADEAERAAIAARLDLASLERLEAHVALERQGDQVRAHGRLRGALEQRCVATDEPLPVHVDEPFDLKFVPEPGAAAEGEIDLSDEDCDVVFHDGAAIDLGAALADTLALSLDPYPRSPNADEALREAGVLSEEQAGPFAALAALKKG; translated from the coding sequence GTGAGCGCCTTCAGTGAATCGCTGCCGCTCCACCAGCTGCGCGACGGGCTGCGGCTCGACCTGGCCGCCGACGAGGCCGAACGGGCGGCGATCGCCGCGCGGCTCGACCTCGCCTCGCTCGAGCGGCTCGAGGCGCATGTCGCGCTCGAGCGACAGGGCGACCAGGTCCGCGCCCACGGCCGCCTGCGCGGCGCGCTCGAACAGCGTTGTGTCGCAACGGACGAGCCGCTGCCGGTTCATGTCGACGAGCCGTTCGACCTCAAATTTGTTCCCGAGCCGGGCGCCGCCGCCGAGGGCGAAATCGACTTGAGCGACGAGGATTGCGACGTCGTCTTCCACGACGGCGCGGCGATCGACCTCGGCGCCGCGCTGGCCGACACGTTGGCGCTCAGCCTCGATCCCTATCCGCGCAGCCCCAACGCCGACGAAGCGCTGCGCGAAGCGGGCGTGCTGAGCGAAGAGCAAGCTGGCCCGTTCGCGGCGCTGGCGGCGCTGAAAAAGGGGTGA
- a CDS encoding ubiquinol-cytochrome C chaperone family protein, protein MASLMRLFRRDEPIAQALYAAVVAKARTTEWYVAGEVPDTLEGRFSMLATLLALVDLRLERGAEPARMLSVSLAEAFVADMDAQHRQMGTGDPVMGKKVGGLVGALGGRIGAWRRAIDGSESWPAVTERSVFRGTAPNPDALDFVERRLRDLWAGLEASSDDSLGAGRLP, encoded by the coding sequence ATGGCGTCGCTGATGCGGCTGTTCCGCCGTGACGAGCCGATCGCACAGGCGCTTTACGCCGCGGTGGTGGCCAAGGCGCGGACGACCGAATGGTATGTCGCGGGCGAAGTCCCCGACACGCTCGAAGGGCGCTTCTCGATGCTCGCAACCTTGCTCGCGCTGGTCGACCTCCGGCTCGAGCGCGGGGCCGAGCCGGCGCGAATGCTGAGCGTCTCGCTGGCCGAGGCGTTCGTCGCCGACATGGACGCGCAGCACCGTCAGATGGGCACCGGCGACCCGGTGATGGGCAAGAAGGTCGGCGGACTGGTCGGCGCACTGGGCGGCCGGATCGGCGCGTGGCGGCGGGCAATCGACGGCAGCGAGAGCTGGCCCGCGGTCACCGAGCGCAGTGTGTTTCGCGGTACCGCGCCCAACCCCGACGCGCTCGACTTCGTCGAACGCCGGCTGCGCGACCTGTGGGCCGGGCTCGAGGCGAGCAGCGACGATTCGCTGGGCGCGGGGCGGCTGCCGTGA
- a CDS encoding FeoA family protein, which produces MTLHHNSASFSLPLDQLPLGGRGRVELVDWSALEAGDACRLKHFGFDEGVLVESLHSGPVGRDPLAVKVGRMTVAIRRIHAHAIRVVPGA; this is translated from the coding sequence CTCCACCACAACTCGGCGAGCTTTTCGCTCCCCCTCGACCAGCTGCCGCTGGGCGGCCGGGGCCGAGTCGAGCTGGTCGACTGGAGCGCGCTCGAGGCGGGCGATGCCTGCCGGCTCAAGCATTTCGGGTTCGACGAGGGCGTGCTGGTCGAATCGCTGCATTCGGGCCCGGTCGGGCGCGACCCGCTGGCGGTGAAAGTCGGCCGGATGACGGTCGCCATTCGCCGCATCCACGCCCACGCCATCCGAGTCGTCCCGGGCGCCTGA
- a CDS encoding spinster family MFS transporter — MQQVSPAPPARNPNVVLGFLLLAYIFNFLDRQILGILAAPIKADLGLSDTQFGAIGGLTFAMLYSVLGPPLSNLADRTSRSWLVTGSLVVWSGFTALCGTATGFAQLFLYRLGVGVGEAGGVAPSYALIADYFPPERRGRAMGIFSLGVPIGLGFGTLIGAYLTQWINWRAAFLIMGVAGLILAPILKWVVRDRPRAAAETTVPVGLGAVLAVVARKPSFWLMAFASSCSSLCGYGLALWTPSVLMRSYSLELLQAGQFMGSLLLIGGVLGVLGGGLLADRLGRLDKRWYARLPALAWLITAPTFFFGLLSPSLWLAWPLLLIPNALNILWLGPVTTAVQHLVERPMRATASAYFLLINNLIGLGVGPILIGGISERLKATYGLESLRYAAVGVLGFYLVAAGLMALAIRGLQRDWVDDQPA; from the coding sequence ATGCAGCAGGTCTCTCCCGCGCCGCCGGCCCGCAACCCCAATGTAGTGCTCGGCTTCCTGCTGCTCGCCTACATCTTCAATTTTCTCGACCGCCAGATCCTCGGCATCCTCGCCGCGCCGATTAAGGCCGACCTCGGCCTAAGCGACACCCAGTTCGGGGCGATCGGCGGACTGACCTTCGCGATGCTCTACTCGGTGTTGGGACCACCGCTTTCCAACCTCGCCGACCGCACCAGCCGGAGCTGGCTGGTGACCGGTTCGCTGGTGGTGTGGAGCGGCTTCACCGCGCTGTGCGGCACTGCCACCGGCTTTGCCCAACTATTTCTCTACCGCCTCGGCGTCGGGGTCGGCGAGGCGGGCGGGGTCGCCCCCTCCTATGCGCTCATCGCCGACTATTTCCCGCCCGAAAGGCGCGGGCGGGCGATGGGCATCTTCTCGCTCGGCGTGCCGATCGGGCTCGGCTTCGGCACCTTGATCGGCGCCTACCTGACCCAATGGATCAACTGGCGCGCCGCCTTCCTGATCATGGGCGTCGCCGGCCTCATCCTTGCGCCCATCCTCAAATGGGTCGTCCGCGACCGTCCCCGCGCCGCCGCCGAGACCACCGTGCCGGTCGGGCTCGGCGCGGTGCTCGCGGTGGTCGCGCGCAAGCCGAGCTTCTGGCTGATGGCCTTCGCCTCCTCCTGCTCGTCGCTGTGCGGCTACGGGCTCGCGCTGTGGACCCCCTCGGTGCTGATGCGCAGCTATTCGCTCGAGCTCCTCCAGGCCGGGCAGTTCATGGGCTCGCTGCTGCTGATCGGCGGCGTGCTCGGCGTGCTCGGCGGCGGGCTGCTCGCCGACCGCCTCGGTCGGCTCGACAAGCGCTGGTATGCGCGGCTGCCCGCGCTCGCCTGGCTGATCACCGCGCCGACCTTCTTTTTCGGCCTGCTCAGCCCAAGCCTGTGGTTGGCCTGGCCGCTGTTGCTGATCCCCAACGCCCTCAACATCCTCTGGCTCGGCCCGGTCACCACCGCGGTCCAGCATCTGGTCGAGCGGCCGATGCGCGCCACCGCTTCGGCTTACTTCCTGCTGATCAACAATTTGATCGGCCTCGGGGTCGGCCCGATCCTGATCGGCGGCATCTCCGAGCGGCTGAAAGCGACCTATGGCCTTGAATCGCTGCGCTATGCCGCGGTCGGGGTGCTTGGCTTCTACCTCGTCGCCGCCGGGCTGATGGCGCTGGCGATCCGCGGGCTGCAGCGCGACTGGGTCGACGACCAGCCCGCCTGA
- the feoB gene encoding ferrous iron transporter B: protein MTPAPLVAVVGNPNAGKSALFNALTGARQKVGNYPGVTVERKSGRTAFADGRPIELVDLPGAYGFDPSSPDEAVTRDVLLGRFAGERRPDALLIVVDASNLDNHLRFALQLIALGLPTVVALNMIDMARRDGLELSADRLAELLGVPVIETVAVRRKGMEQVRDALQAALGQPRRAAVEPPADVSREARRISFAAVVTETPTRRWTHQLDRVLLHPVVGPLIFFAVMFVMFQAVFTWSEAPKGWIEDGIAWLGDGVSARLPAGGVRSLLVDGVLGGVGAVVTFLPQILVLFFFILLLEGTGYMVRAAFLMDRLMSRAGLSGRAFIPLLSSFACAVPGIMATRTIDNDKERLTTILVAPLMTCSARLPVYTLVIGAFIPNRPVLALFGLQGLVMFCLYIAGIVGALGVALVLRRTVAKGASSSFMMELPKYQMPGIKDVALGLWQRAVIFLKRAGGIILVSTLVLWALASFPQAAPGQKQSEVSVAGKIASGIEVVVRPIGFNHDIALALLPAMAAREVAVSAIATVYALDQSDDQKLEQTLSQRLGGAWPLPTALAFLAWFVFAPQCISTIAVTRRETNGWKWPLFMVGYMFALAYVAAGVTYWTAVALGL from the coding sequence GTGACACCCGCACCACTGGTCGCGGTGGTCGGCAATCCCAATGCCGGCAAGAGCGCGCTGTTCAACGCCCTAACCGGCGCGCGCCAGAAGGTCGGCAATTATCCCGGCGTCACCGTCGAGCGGAAGAGCGGCCGCACCGCGTTCGCCGACGGCCGCCCGATCGAGCTGGTCGACCTCCCCGGGGCCTATGGCTTCGATCCTTCCAGCCCCGACGAAGCGGTTACCCGCGACGTGCTGCTCGGCCGCTTCGCCGGCGAGCGTCGGCCCGACGCGCTACTGATCGTGGTCGACGCCTCCAACCTCGACAATCATCTCCGCTTCGCGCTCCAGTTGATCGCGCTCGGGCTGCCGACGGTGGTCGCCTTGAACATGATCGACATGGCCCGCCGCGACGGGCTCGAGCTCAGCGCCGACCGCCTGGCCGAGCTGCTCGGCGTGCCGGTGATCGAGACGGTGGCGGTCCGCCGCAAAGGCATGGAGCAGGTTCGCGACGCGCTCCAGGCGGCGCTCGGCCAGCCCCGCCGCGCCGCCGTCGAACCGCCCGCCGATGTCAGCCGCGAGGCGCGCCGCATTTCCTTCGCCGCGGTGGTGACCGAAACCCCGACCCGCCGCTGGACCCACCAGCTCGACCGCGTGCTGCTCCACCCGGTGGTCGGACCGCTGATCTTCTTCGCCGTCATGTTCGTCATGTTCCAGGCGGTGTTCACCTGGTCCGAAGCCCCCAAGGGGTGGATCGAGGATGGCATCGCCTGGCTCGGCGACGGGGTCAGCGCGCGGCTGCCCGCCGGGGGGGTGCGCTCGCTGCTGGTCGACGGGGTGCTCGGCGGGGTCGGGGCGGTGGTCACCTTCCTCCCGCAAATCCTCGTCCTGTTTTTCTTCATCCTGCTGCTCGAAGGCACCGGCTACATGGTCCGCGCCGCCTTCCTGATGGACCGGCTGATGAGCCGCGCGGGCCTGTCGGGCCGCGCCTTCATCCCTTTGCTGTCGAGCTTTGCTTGCGCGGTCCCCGGGATCATGGCGACCCGGACTATCGACAATGACAAGGAGCGGCTGACGACCATCCTGGTCGCGCCGCTGATGACCTGTTCGGCGCGGCTGCCGGTCTACACGCTGGTGATCGGCGCCTTCATCCCCAACCGGCCGGTGTTGGCGCTGTTCGGGCTGCAGGGCCTGGTGATGTTCTGCCTCTACATCGCCGGAATCGTCGGCGCGCTCGGCGTCGCGCTGGTCCTCCGCCGCACGGTGGCGAAGGGCGCATCGAGCAGCTTCATGATGGAGCTGCCCAAATATCAGATGCCCGGGATCAAGGACGTCGCGCTCGGCCTGTGGCAGCGGGCGGTGATCTTCTTGAAGCGCGCGGGCGGCATCATCCTCGTCAGCACACTGGTGCTGTGGGCGCTTGCCAGCTTCCCCCAGGCCGCGCCGGGGCAGAAGCAGAGCGAGGTCTCGGTCGCCGGCAAGATTGCCAGCGGGATCGAGGTCGTGGTTCGGCCGATCGGCTTCAACCACGACATCGCGCTGGCGCTTCTCCCTGCCATGGCCGCGCGCGAGGTGGCGGTGAGCGCGATCGCCACCGTCTATGCGCTCGACCAGAGCGACGACCAGAAGCTCGAGCAGACGCTCAGCCAGCGGCTCGGCGGAGCATGGCCGCTGCCGACCGCGCTGGCGTTCCTCGCCTGGTTCGTGTTTGCGCCGCAGTGCATCTCGACCATCGCGGTCACCAGGCGCGAAACCAATGGGTGGAAATGGCCGCTGTTCATGGTCGGCTACATGTTCGCGCTCGCCTATGTCGCGGCGGGTGTCACCTACTGGACGGCGGTCGCGCTCGGCCTATAG
- a CDS encoding tryptophan 2,3-dioxygenase, whose product MTATPAGMTYADYLHLPELLSAQQPLSSLHDEMLFIVIHQTKELWLKQMLHEVALAIGLIAEDRFAEAYKALARVSRIQSVMTLSWDVLATLTPVDYSRFRHVLGTSSGFQSAQFRELEYRFGIKDPKFLDFHHGEDRARLEVALAAPSLWEVCDGARQRSGAVSWLEVYRDAERWFDLYELAEKMVDIDDALAGWRHKHVLTVERIIGGKTGTGGSAGVAYLQSTLSKRAFPELWQLRTAL is encoded by the coding sequence ATGACCGCGACCCCCGCCGGCATGACGTATGCCGATTACCTGCACCTGCCCGAGCTGCTGTCGGCGCAGCAGCCATTGTCGTCGCTCCACGACGAGATGCTGTTCATCGTCATTCACCAGACCAAGGAATTGTGGCTCAAGCAGATGCTCCACGAGGTGGCGCTGGCGATCGGCCTGATCGCCGAGGACCGCTTCGCCGAAGCCTATAAGGCGCTTGCCCGGGTCAGCCGCATCCAGTCGGTGATGACGCTGTCGTGGGACGTGCTCGCGACGCTGACCCCGGTCGACTACAGCCGCTTCCGCCACGTGCTCGGCACCTCGTCGGGCTTCCAGTCGGCGCAATTCCGCGAGCTCGAATATCGGTTCGGGATCAAGGACCCCAAATTCCTCGACTTCCACCATGGCGAGGATCGCGCCCGGCTCGAGGTGGCGCTCGCCGCGCCGAGCCTGTGGGAGGTGTGCGACGGCGCCCGTCAGCGCAGCGGCGCCGTCAGCTGGCTCGAGGTCTACCGCGATGCCGAGCGCTGGTTCGATCTCTACGAGCTGGCCGAGAAGATGGTCGACATCGACGACGCTCTGGCCGGCTGGCGGCACAAGCATGTGCTGACGGTCGAGCGGATCATCGGCGGCAAGACCGGCACCGGCGGCTCGGCCGGGGTCGCCTACCTCCAGTCAACGCTGTCCAAGCGCGCCTTTCCCGAGCTGTGGCAGCTGCGCACCGCGCTGTGA
- a CDS encoding TetR/AcrR family transcriptional regulator: MAVSKAQAAERDAGDGAEGRHASDGKAPRTARGERTLRKILDAARHEFGERGFGETSIVGITARAKVALGTFYTYFDSKEAVFRALVRDMSEQVRDTVAPSFGEGADALDAERRALVSFLGFVRDNKAVYRIIDEAEFVDPDGFRQHYVTTAERIARRLQSGAERGEAAPEQDPLEREVRAWALMGVNVFLGLRFGVWGDEPPEQVAAAASRLIRDGLAVR; this comes from the coding sequence ATGGCAGTAAGCAAGGCGCAGGCTGCGGAACGGGATGCTGGCGACGGCGCAGAGGGGCGCCACGCCAGCGACGGCAAGGCTCCGCGGACCGCGCGCGGCGAACGGACCTTGCGCAAGATCCTCGACGCGGCGCGGCACGAGTTTGGCGAACGCGGTTTCGGCGAGACCTCGATCGTCGGCATCACCGCCCGCGCCAAGGTCGCGCTGGGGACCTTCTACACCTACTTCGACAGCAAGGAGGCGGTGTTCCGTGCGCTGGTCCGCGACATGTCGGAGCAGGTCCGTGACACTGTCGCGCCAAGCTTCGGCGAGGGGGCCGATGCGCTCGATGCCGAACGGCGGGCCTTGGTCTCATTTCTCGGCTTCGTCCGCGACAACAAGGCGGTCTACCGGATCATCGACGAGGCCGAATTCGTCGACCCCGACGGCTTCCGCCAGCACTACGTCACCACCGCCGAGCGTATCGCCCGACGGCTTCAGTCCGGCGCCGAGCGCGGCGAAGCGGCGCCCGAGCAGGACCCGCTCGAGCGCGAGGTCCGCGCCTGGGCGCTGATGGGCGTCAACGTCTTTTTGGGCCTGCGCTTCGGCGTGTGGGGCGACGAGCCGCCCGAGCAGGTCGCGGCCGCCGCCAGCCGGCTGATCCGCGACGGACTGGCAGTGCGCTAG